A stretch of Imperialibacter roseus DNA encodes these proteins:
- a CDS encoding ATP-binding protein: MKGRKILFILLFLMSGSVPPLFGRHFYQEPAKPSHDHVSLVDSINHLAGVFLRTEPDSAQALITESLEVSRQYDYTAGVARALFLQGNYYQNRGQLELAYRTFYESLQLHESEKDKKSVAECYNSIGDVFRRQKNYKEASRNYDLSFALANEIGDSALVSENINNFGDVFRDQKDYDAAILRYNEALEIDLKINNGYGVTDGYNNLGDVYLYLADYDQAISYYNRALRLAESMNNQLEVADNLNKLGRAYAAKDDLETALFYSKLAATVSGRIRLTEELMEAYYSLAEVYQRVGRYDKALESHMLYSKFQDSLLDVRSVRKISELQFLFESEKKDSEILLKEAELETQSVQLKWLITAVILLIILALVFYRNYISKQRVNNKLIAQQEEIKRQTERLEEKNRQLKIINEEKNEIIGMVAHDLRAPINQVMSVVNLMHYEKESFSDDMVSYLSIMERATTRMKFMVSEILDAEAIENSTFNMDIENVDLCEIIEEEKKNYRLYADKKKLKLTTELVGNPACARVDKNIYRNIIENLLSNALKYSPEGKEIKLILRFEADRVVTSVKDEGPGLSDEDMKRVFGKYQRLSAQPTGGEESIGLGLSLVKKFTEAMNGEVWCESTEGNGAEFFVSFEKVTSNSNK; this comes from the coding sequence ATGAAAGGAAGGAAGATACTTTTTATACTACTGTTCTTAATGAGCGGGTCGGTGCCCCCCTTGTTCGGGAGACATTTTTACCAGGAACCGGCGAAACCATCTCACGATCACGTCTCGCTTGTCGACAGCATTAACCATCTTGCCGGCGTTTTCCTTAGAACGGAGCCTGATTCCGCTCAGGCATTAATCACCGAATCACTGGAAGTTTCCCGACAGTACGACTACACTGCAGGCGTTGCGAGGGCTTTATTTCTACAGGGTAACTATTACCAGAACAGAGGCCAGCTTGAGCTTGCCTACAGGACTTTTTACGAGTCGCTTCAACTTCATGAATCTGAGAAGGACAAAAAAAGCGTAGCGGAATGTTATAATAGCATCGGCGATGTTTTCAGAAGGCAAAAGAACTACAAGGAAGCAAGCAGAAACTATGATTTGTCCTTTGCTTTGGCCAACGAAATAGGAGATTCAGCACTAGTCTCGGAGAATATCAACAATTTTGGCGACGTTTTCAGAGATCAAAAAGACTACGATGCGGCTATTCTTCGGTACAATGAGGCACTCGAAATTGATCTGAAAATAAACAATGGATACGGCGTAACCGATGGCTATAATAACCTGGGCGATGTGTATCTCTACCTGGCAGACTACGACCAGGCCATATCGTACTACAATCGTGCCCTGAGGCTGGCAGAGTCAATGAATAATCAGCTGGAGGTGGCAGACAACCTCAATAAACTGGGCCGGGCTTATGCTGCAAAAGACGACCTGGAAACTGCTTTGTTTTACTCGAAGCTGGCAGCCACGGTAAGCGGCAGAATCAGGCTAACTGAGGAGCTTATGGAAGCCTACTACAGCCTGGCGGAGGTGTACCAACGGGTGGGCAGGTATGACAAGGCACTTGAGAGCCATATGCTGTATTCCAAGTTTCAGGACTCACTGCTTGACGTTAGGTCCGTTCGCAAAATATCGGAACTACAGTTTTTGTTTGAATCAGAGAAGAAGGACAGTGAAATTCTATTGAAAGAAGCAGAACTTGAAACACAGTCCGTTCAGCTCAAATGGCTGATTACGGCGGTTATACTGCTGATCATTTTGGCACTGGTGTTTTATCGAAACTACATTTCAAAGCAAAGGGTAAACAACAAGTTGATTGCTCAGCAGGAGGAAATCAAACGCCAGACCGAAAGACTGGAAGAAAAGAACCGACAGCTGAAAATTATCAATGAAGAAAAAAATGAAATCATTGGCATGGTAGCGCACGATTTGAGAGCACCGATCAACCAGGTCATGTCGGTGGTTAACCTTATGCACTACGAAAAGGAATCATTTTCCGACGATATGGTTTCCTATCTGAGCATTATGGAACGGGCTACTACGAGAATGAAATTCATGGTGAGCGAGATTCTTGATGCGGAAGCGATAGAAAACTCGACTTTCAATATGGATATTGAAAATGTCGACCTGTGCGAAATTATTGAGGAGGAGAAGAAGAATTACCGGTTATATGCCGACAAGAAAAAGTTAAAACTGACTACTGAACTGGTGGGAAACCCAGCTTGCGCCAGGGTTGATAAAAATATCTACCGGAATATAATAGAGAACCTGCTTTCCAATGCGCTGAAGTACTCTCCAGAAGGAAAAGAGATCAAGTTGATTCTCCGGTTTGAGGCTGACAGGGTTGTCACTTCGGTGAAGGACGAAGGGCCTGGGTTGAGTGACGAAGATATGAAAAGGGTTTTCGGAAAATACCAGAGACTAAGTGCTCAGCCAACGGGAGGTGAGGAAAGCATCGGGCTTGGGTTGTCGCTGGTGAAAAAATTCACTGAAGCCATGAACGGAGAGGTGTGGTGTGAAAGCACAGAAGGAAATGGCGCCGAATTTTTTGTGTCATTTGAAAAAGTAACTTCCAATTCAAACAAATAA
- a CDS encoding alkaline phosphatase, producing MYLAKRILMLLLVIVASCNPPKEVSTQPEKKAVKNVIFMVGDGMGLTQATAGLVANDFKLNLERVQYVGLSKTFSSDALITDSAAGATAFSIGEKSYNGAIGVMPDSTSRETILETAGAKGLATGLVVVCTITHATPGSFYAHQPSRNMHEEIASDMIDSPLNYFVGGGRKYFATRKDSSSILPALEEKGFSFVESLEAFKSSASEKIGYFIADGEPAPVAEGRGPILSDAVEAMLPKLASDPEGFFLVVEGSQIDWGGHSNDSDYITSEMIDFDNAIGKVLDFAAKDGNTLVVITADHETGGYSLTESEDPWKFEPKFTTGHHTATMVPVYAFGAGSEAFAGIYHNTEIYHKMMKAYGWK from the coding sequence ATGTATCTAGCTAAAAGAATTCTTATGCTGCTGTTAGTAATAGTGGCATCCTGCAATCCTCCAAAGGAGGTTTCTACTCAACCTGAGAAAAAGGCGGTGAAGAATGTGATCTTCATGGTAGGTGATGGCATGGGGCTTACACAAGCCACCGCAGGCTTGGTTGCCAATGATTTCAAGCTTAATCTTGAGAGGGTGCAATATGTTGGGTTAAGCAAAACTTTTTCCAGCGATGCATTGATAACCGACTCAGCGGCTGGCGCAACTGCTTTTTCCATTGGAGAGAAAAGCTACAACGGAGCCATTGGTGTTATGCCCGATTCAACTTCGAGAGAAACGATTCTGGAGACAGCCGGAGCTAAGGGACTTGCTACAGGTCTTGTTGTCGTATGCACCATTACCCATGCTACCCCGGGTTCCTTTTATGCTCATCAGCCATCGAGAAACATGCATGAGGAAATTGCTTCCGACATGATCGATTCGCCTCTCAACTATTTTGTTGGAGGGGGAAGAAAGTACTTCGCCACTCGCAAAGACAGCAGCAGCATATTGCCTGCTTTGGAGGAAAAAGGCTTCAGTTTTGTAGAAAGCCTGGAGGCATTCAAAAGTAGTGCATCGGAGAAAATTGGCTATTTCATAGCTGATGGGGAGCCTGCTCCCGTGGCAGAAGGCAGAGGGCCGATCTTGAGCGATGCGGTAGAAGCGATGCTTCCAAAATTAGCCAGCGACCCAGAGGGCTTCTTTTTGGTCGTAGAAGGTTCTCAGATTGACTGGGGTGGGCACTCCAACGACTCTGACTATATCACCTCTGAGATGATCGACTTTGACAACGCTATAGGCAAAGTGCTCGACTTCGCTGCTAAAGATGGTAATACGCTGGTGGTGATTACTGCTGACCATGAAACGGGCGGGTATTCGCTCACCGAATCAGAAGATCCGTGGAAGTTTGAGCCCAAGTTCACTACTGGGCATCACACCGCTACCATGGTTCCGGTGTATGCTTTCGGAGCCGGTTCGGAAGCGTTTGCTGGCATCTACCACAACACGGAAATTTACCACAAGATGATGAAGGCCTACGGCTGGAAATAG
- a CDS encoding T9SS type B sorting domain-containing protein yields MKNLVLLLFAYMFQHSGWAQLVNNKSFEGANRPNRPPAFWYPCSSESTPDTQPFSYGVTLPADDGKTYMGIVTRSLPVEPFEVREDMETRLNLPMIAGFPYVISVSLAHADDMGYDDNSTFVWVNRPIKLTIYGGTESCLMEELLWESPLIDNTDWIHFEEVIRPEMDNLRYLVFVATPEGNRATNGNILIDNFDLIEEPLIIPTAFTPNGDGFNDQFFIKGIKPSSSLKVVSRDGDMAFETEDYQNDWAGGNWPSGVYFYTLTNSIKDKTWKGEVSIIR; encoded by the coding sequence ATGAAGAACCTGGTATTGTTATTATTTGCTTACATGTTTCAACACTCTGGCTGGGCTCAGCTGGTCAACAACAAATCATTCGAAGGAGCCAACCGCCCCAACAGACCACCGGCGTTTTGGTACCCGTGTTCATCCGAAAGCACACCGGACACCCAACCTTTTTCTTATGGTGTGACTTTACCAGCCGATGATGGCAAAACCTATATGGGCATCGTTACCCGGAGCCTTCCTGTCGAACCGTTCGAAGTGCGGGAGGACATGGAAACCAGACTCAACCTCCCAATGATTGCGGGCTTTCCTTACGTGATCAGCGTAAGCCTGGCTCATGCCGATGACATGGGATACGATGATAATAGCACTTTCGTATGGGTCAATCGGCCAATTAAGCTGACAATTTACGGAGGAACCGAAAGTTGCCTTATGGAAGAACTTTTATGGGAGTCTCCATTAATTGATAACACAGATTGGATACATTTTGAGGAAGTAATCCGGCCTGAAATGGACAACTTGAGGTACCTGGTTTTTGTGGCAACCCCTGAAGGCAATCGTGCAACCAATGGCAATATTCTTATAGATAATTTCGACCTGATTGAGGAACCACTGATTATTCCCACGGCTTTCACACCTAACGGGGACGGATTCAATGATCAGTTTTTTATCAAAGGAATCAAGCCTTCATCGTCTCTTAAGGTAGTGAGCAGAGATGGCGACATGGCCTTTGAAACCGAAGACTATCAAAATGACTGGGCTGGCGGAAACTGGCCGTCAGGCGTCTACTTTTATACGCTTACCAATTCGATAAAAGATAAGACCTGGAAAGGCGAAGTGAGTATTATCAGGTAA
- a CDS encoding aminotransferase class V-fold PLP-dependent enzyme: protein MIDRRSFLTKTSEAALGATFLPLTSTEKSLPQLKKPLDKSDAELITDESFWYQVQQCYVQNPHFINLEAGYFSPAANVTLEDQIDNVRMINESPSFYMRRKQFEERDALRQQLADFAGCGTDELIMTRNTTESLNIIIQGLTLKEGEEILRTNREYPSMIQALDQRQKRFGTPVKVVPLPLVPDLQEQIVQLIEKAVTSKTKVILVSFMTYLTGQVLPVKEICALAHKKGIEVIVDGAHAFAHVPFKISDLDCDYFACSLHKWLCAPLGNGLLYVKKGKASKIWPLFGDTDFAEDNIKKLEHFGTQPCANQLSIAAAIRFHESIGSSLKASRLNYLKHYWVSKVKSFPKIKINTPLGEGQSYAICNLGVEGMSPNELVDTLYSEYKIFTVAIDNDDIQGARIAPHLYTTIKELDKLVEALTKIVSK, encoded by the coding sequence ATGATTGACAGGCGATCATTCTTAACAAAAACAAGCGAAGCTGCACTTGGTGCTACATTTCTTCCATTAACAAGCACCGAAAAGAGCCTGCCCCAATTGAAAAAGCCTCTTGATAAGTCTGATGCTGAGCTGATAACCGATGAATCGTTCTGGTATCAGGTGCAGCAATGCTACGTACAGAACCCGCATTTCATCAACCTGGAGGCTGGGTATTTTAGCCCCGCTGCCAATGTGACCCTGGAAGACCAGATCGACAATGTGCGCATGATCAATGAGTCACCAAGCTTCTACATGAGACGGAAGCAGTTTGAAGAAAGAGACGCCTTGCGGCAGCAGCTCGCAGACTTTGCCGGCTGTGGCACCGATGAACTCATCATGACCAGAAACACTACTGAATCGCTTAACATCATCATTCAGGGGCTAACGTTGAAAGAGGGCGAGGAGATTCTCCGCACCAATCGAGAGTACCCAAGCATGATTCAGGCTTTGGATCAGCGACAAAAGAGATTTGGCACGCCGGTAAAGGTGGTCCCACTTCCGTTGGTTCCCGATTTGCAAGAGCAAATCGTGCAGCTTATAGAGAAAGCTGTTACCAGTAAGACGAAAGTGATACTGGTATCGTTCATGACCTACCTGACAGGCCAGGTGCTGCCAGTCAAGGAAATTTGTGCCCTGGCACACAAAAAGGGCATTGAAGTGATCGTAGACGGAGCCCATGCATTTGCCCATGTGCCGTTCAAAATCTCGGATCTAGACTGTGACTATTTTGCGTGCAGCCTGCACAAATGGCTCTGCGCTCCTTTGGGCAACGGCCTGCTCTATGTAAAAAAAGGGAAGGCAAGCAAAATATGGCCACTTTTTGGCGACACTGACTTTGCTGAAGATAACATCAAGAAATTGGAGCACTTTGGCACGCAACCATGCGCCAATCAACTGTCGATAGCTGCTGCCATCCGGTTCCACGAGAGTATAGGCAGTAGCCTGAAGGCATCCCGGCTGAACTACCTCAAACACTACTGGGTGAGTAAGGTAAAAAGCTTTCCCAAAATAAAAATTAACACGCCATTGGGAGAAGGCCAGTCCTACGCCATTTGCAATCTGGGTGTTGAAGGAATGTCTCCGAATGAACTGGTAGATACTCTTTATTCCGAATACAAGATATTCACTGTGGCTATCGACAACGATGACATACAGGGTGCCAGAATTGCTCCGCATTTGTATACCACCATTAAAGAGCTCGACAAGCTGGTGGAAGCTTTGACCAAGATAGTTTCAAAATAA